A single region of the Thermodesulfatator indicus DSM 15286 genome encodes:
- a CDS encoding menaquinone biosynthetic enzyme MqnA/MqnD family protein, which translates to MLKIGLVSYLNTAPLVWGLNKQKTAWGIYEAHPSELNRLLSQGELDMALVSSFEYAAHAENYLLLPDISISATGRVGSVLLFSRLPLEKLSHQEIVLTRASATSVALLKLLLEDFCGLKPLYRPGTYEESRDASAYLAIGDEALILRTKNNFLECHDLAALWMEHTRLPFVFAVLAVRKEAWEQKKDTIKAFARELYLSRAKGTAALGDIAKACRNLTSLGINECLVYLKGIEYDLSGLKQEALRVFFRHLVRRGEIPKLPELKFVEL; encoded by the coding sequence ATGCTTAAAATAGGGCTTGTTTCTTATTTGAATACGGCACCCCTTGTTTGGGGGCTTAACAAACAAAAAACTGCCTGGGGAATCTACGAGGCTCACCCAAGTGAGCTTAACCGATTACTTTCTCAAGGCGAACTTGATATGGCTCTGGTGTCTTCGTTTGAGTACGCCGCCCACGCAGAAAACTACCTACTCCTGCCAGACATTTCTATTTCCGCCACGGGGAGAGTGGGAAGTGTACTTCTTTTTTCGCGGCTTCCCCTGGAAAAGCTCTCTCACCAGGAAATAGTGTTAACCAGGGCCAGCGCCACATCAGTGGCTTTGCTCAAACTTTTACTTGAAGACTTTTGTGGCCTTAAGCCGCTTTATCGCCCCGGCACTTACGAAGAGAGCCGCGATGCCTCGGCTTATCTTGCTATTGGAGACGAGGCTCTTATCCTCAGAACCAAAAATAATTTTTTAGAATGCCACGATCTCGCCGCCCTCTGGATGGAACATACAAGGCTTCCCTTTGTCTTCGCGGTCCTTGCCGTGAGAAAAGAAGCCTGGGAACAAAAGAAAGACACCATAAAGGCCTTTGCCCGTGAACTCTATCTCTCCCGGGCCAAAGGCACAGCAGCCCTGGGCGATATAGCCAAAGCATGCCGAAACCTCACTTCATTAGGAATCAACGAATGCCTAGTCTATTTAAAAGGCATTGAATATGACTTATCTGGCTTAAAACAGGAGGCCTTACGCGTCTTTTTCAGACATCTGGTAAGGCGCGGTGAAATTCCTAAGCTTCCTGAACTTAAATTTGTGGAGCTATGA
- a CDS encoding XrtA system polysaccharide deacetylase yields the protein MMINALSVDVEEYFQVVAFAKVVKPEDWDVFPPRVEKNTKLVLDLLAEEGVKATFFCLGWVAKKYPALIRLIAQAGHEVASHGVSHKPLFEMTPEEFRKEARESKKVLEDIAGQEVLGFRASTYSVTRKTIWALKILAEEGYAYDSSIFPIYHDLYGIPSAPRRPFVIKEHNLKEFPVSTARLGKMNIPVAGGGYFRLFPYFLTRYLLKRVNKKEKLPFVFYVHPWEFDPSQPRIKAPLKSRFRHYQNLSKTKKRFHKLLKDFSFAPLKEVLKSLESLPKVSLKELVDEG from the coding sequence ATGATGATTAACGCCCTCTCCGTTGACGTGGAAGAATACTTTCAGGTAGTAGCCTTCGCCAAAGTGGTAAAACCTGAAGACTGGGACGTCTTCCCCCCGCGGGTGGAAAAAAACACCAAGCTTGTCCTTGACCTTCTAGCTGAGGAGGGCGTTAAAGCCACCTTTTTTTGCCTAGGCTGGGTGGCTAAAAAATATCCAGCTCTTATCCGCCTTATCGCCCAAGCCGGTCACGAAGTGGCCTCTCACGGCGTAAGCCACAAGCCTCTTTTTGAAATGACACCAGAAGAATTCCGTAAGGAGGCCCGCGAAAGCAAAAAAGTTCTTGAAGATATAGCTGGCCAGGAAGTTCTGGGCTTTCGCGCCTCTACTTATTCCGTCACCCGAAAGACCATCTGGGCCCTAAAGATACTTGCTGAAGAGGGCTACGCTTACGATTCAAGCATCTTTCCCATTTATCATGACCTTTACGGTATCCCCTCTGCCCCGCGTCGCCCTTTCGTGATCAAAGAACACAATCTCAAAGAATTCCCTGTTTCTACGGCCCGTTTAGGAAAAATGAACATTCCTGTGGCCGGAGGGGGCTATTTTCGGCTTTTTCCTTATTTTTTGACCAGGTATCTCCTAAAGCGCGTAAATAAAAAAGAAAAACTTCCCTTTGTTTTTTACGTACACCCCTGGGAGTTTGACCCGTCCCAGCCGCGCATAAAAGCGCCACTTAAATCTCGCTTCAGGCATTACCAAAATTTGTCGAAAACTAAAAAAAGATTCCATAAACTTTTAAAAGACTTTTCTTTCGCGCCGTTAAAAGAAGTTTTAAAATCTCTAGAGTCACTACCCAAAGTTAGCTTAAAAGAGCTGGTTGATGAGGGTTAA
- a CDS encoding type II toxin-antitoxin system HicB family antitoxin: protein MKLKIVLEPSEEGGYTVYVPGLPGCISEGDTVEEALQNIKEAIELYLEPVEDDLVSFAEKQVKIIELTI, encoded by the coding sequence ATGAAACTTAAAATCGTTTTAGAACCTAGCGAAGAAGGTGGATATACCGTATATGTTCCCGGATTGCCAGGATGTATTAGTGAAGGTGATACTGTAGAAGAAGCCCTTCAGAATATTAAAGAAGCTATAGAGTTATACCTTGAGCCCGTTGAAGATGATTTAGTCTCTTTTGCAGAAAAGCAAGTCAAAATAATAGAGTTAACTATATGA
- a CDS encoding type II toxin-antitoxin system HicA family toxin, producing MSKVPSLNYDKVIKALQRDGWVVVRQKGSHIRLHKYTKDKKLKLIVPAHKPIKRSTLSHILKQAGLSVEEFLELL from the coding sequence ATGAGTAAAGTCCCTAGCCTAAACTATGATAAAGTAATAAAAGCTCTCCAGAGAGATGGATGGGTTGTGGTGCGGCAGAAAGGGAGCCATATAAGGCTTCATAAATACACGAAAGATAAGAAATTGAAATTAATAGTTCCTGCACATAAACCGATTAAAAGATCAACTTTATCTCATATTTTAAAACAAGCAGGATTAAGTGTGGAAGAATTTTTGGAACTTTTATAA
- a CDS encoding type II toxin-antitoxin system RelE family toxin, whose protein sequence is MAFWHIEFSKQAYKTYKKLAKGYQKKIDSILYLLINKERIDIKPVAGEEDIYRVRVGKYRMLIKVYKKERIILVVKIGPRGDIYKK, encoded by the coding sequence ATGGCCTTTTGGCACATAGAATTTTCAAAACAGGCATATAAAACTTATAAAAAATTAGCAAAAGGATATCAGAAAAAGATAGATAGTATTTTATATCTCTTGATAAATAAAGAAAGAATAGACATAAAACCTGTAGCAGGAGAAGAAGACATTTACAGGGTAAGAGTTGGAAAGTATAGAATGTTAATTAAAGTTTATAAAAAAGAACGCATTATTTTAGTAGTAAAAATAGGACCAAGGGGAGATATATATAAGAAATAA
- a CDS encoding GNAT family N-acetyltransferase, with protein sequence MRVKRVFLNEIPDWDDLIKDFAPGPYHHLAWLKAVARAYGHAPVFLLAYEGQELRGALPLVIFKGFRGKSLISLPFGDYGGPLASDEEAQKALVFHAQKIAEEIGPLEIRFPEKPAFLPKNSGQVAKVRLLLPLPDESDDLWKALKSKVRSQVRRPMKEGAEAVVAGVELLPAFYRIYTKTMHYLGSPPHALSWFKSIVSFYEDKARVVMVHLKGKPLAASIIIFSNETATVPWAASLREYKRISPNMLLYWQMLSLAIEKGAKIFDFGRSTPGSGTYRFKKQWGAEEKALFWYRVPAEEEKVSKVRPLIEKIWQKLPEKAANYLGPKLRGRIAL encoded by the coding sequence ATGAGGGTTAAGAGAGTATTTTTAAACGAAATCCCCGACTGGGACGACTTAATAAAGGATTTCGCCCCTGGGCCGTATCATCACCTGGCCTGGCTTAAAGCTGTGGCTAGGGCTTACGGCCACGCCCCTGTTTTTTTGCTGGCCTATGAAGGCCAAGAGCTCCGTGGGGCGCTGCCACTGGTTATCTTTAAAGGCTTTCGAGGGAAAAGCCTAATCTCGCTTCCCTTTGGTGATTACGGCGGGCCCCTTGCTTCTGACGAAGAAGCCCAAAAGGCCCTTGTTTTTCACGCTCAAAAAATAGCCGAAGAAATAGGCCCTCTTGAGATCAGGTTTCCCGAAAAACCGGCCTTTCTTCCGAAAAATAGCGGCCAGGTAGCCAAAGTAAGACTTCTTCTTCCCTTGCCAGACGAAAGCGACGACCTTTGGAAGGCACTCAAATCAAAAGTGCGCAGCCAGGTGCGGCGCCCCATGAAAGAAGGCGCCGAGGCGGTAGTAGCCGGAGTTGAACTTTTGCCAGCCTTTTACCGCATTTATACCAAAACCATGCATTACCTGGGCTCTCCGCCCCACGCCCTTTCCTGGTTCAAAAGCATCGTTTCTTTTTACGAAGATAAAGCCAGAGTGGTTATGGTTCACCTTAAAGGGAAACCTCTGGCGGCAAGCATTATCATTTTTAGTAACGAAACAGCCACGGTGCCCTGGGCCGCTTCACTGAGAGAATATAAACGCATAAGCCCCAACATGCTCCTTTACTGGCAGATGCTCTCTCTCGCCATAGAAAAAGGAGCCAAAATTTTTGACTTTGGCCGTTCAACACCTGGTAGTGGCACCTATCGCTTCAAAAAACAATGGGGAGCTGAAGAAAAAGCGCTCTTTTGGTACCGCGTGCCAGCCGAAGAAGAAAAGGTCTCAAAAGTGCGGCCCCTGATAGAAAAAATCTGGCAAAAACTTCCAGAAAAGGCCGCAAATTACTTGGGGCCGAAGCTAAGGGGGCGCATCGCCTTATGA
- a CDS encoding TIGR03087 family PEP-CTERM/XrtA system glycosyltransferase, whose translation MKRAIFIAHRFPFPPNKGDKLRAYNILKYLTRRYEVSLICHLDEERDLNELNRLDLPLKNVFFDFKPKKWRKLASFKALPKGSLSVVYFYAKELQVRFNQLVKKDPISLIFCSCAPAAEYVFRGPETKARLFLDFMDVDSEKWRLYAERSGFPWRLVYALEAGRMRTYEKKIVKAFDRVFLVSAAEAALFQEKVESSPKVTVLENGVDLDFFSPAYRSKLKKNGPTVVFTGAMDYWPNAEGVIWFAREIWPLVKNEFPKATFYVVGKDPLPEVEALSKEPGVQVTGFVPDARDYISLADVCVAPLRLARGIQNKVLEAMAMAKPVVATPEAAEGITFQESELLVAHQAKDFAEAVKELLKNPVKAHKIGRLARKRMEKDYSWEKKLEVLDAYLP comes from the coding sequence ATGAAGCGCGCCATCTTTATTGCCCACCGCTTCCCCTTTCCCCCCAACAAAGGCGATAAACTAAGGGCCTATAACATCCTGAAATACTTGACCAGGCGCTACGAAGTAAGCCTTATCTGCCACCTTGACGAAGAAAGAGACCTTAACGAGCTTAACCGCCTGGACTTACCCCTTAAAAATGTATTTTTTGACTTCAAGCCCAAAAAATGGCGAAAACTTGCTTCTTTTAAGGCTTTACCCAAAGGTAGTCTGTCAGTAGTTTACTTTTACGCCAAAGAGTTGCAGGTCCGTTTCAATCAACTAGTAAAAAAAGATCCAATAAGTCTTATTTTTTGTTCGTGTGCGCCGGCCGCTGAATATGTTTTCCGAGGGCCTGAAACTAAAGCCCGCCTTTTTCTTGACTTTATGGACGTGGACTCGGAAAAATGGCGTCTTTACGCTGAGAGATCAGGGTTTCCCTGGCGCTTGGTGTATGCCCTTGAGGCCGGTCGCATGCGGACATACGAAAAGAAAATCGTCAAGGCCTTTGACCGGGTCTTTCTGGTCTCCGCGGCTGAAGCTGCGCTTTTTCAAGAGAAGGTGGAAAGTAGCCCGAAAGTAACGGTGCTTGAAAACGGCGTTGACCTTGATTTTTTCAGCCCGGCTTATCGTTCAAAACTTAAAAAAAACGGGCCAACTGTGGTTTTTACCGGAGCTATGGATTACTGGCCAAACGCCGAAGGGGTAATCTGGTTCGCCAGAGAAATCTGGCCGCTGGTAAAAAACGAGTTCCCTAAAGCCACTTTTTACGTTGTAGGCAAAGACCCTTTGCCGGAAGTAGAAGCTCTATCTAAAGAACCAGGGGTTCAGGTGACAGGTTTTGTGCCAGACGCCCGCGATTATATCTCTCTTGCTGATGTGTGTGTGGCCCCACTCAGGCTGGCCCGCGGCATTCAAAACAAAGTGCTTGAGGCCATGGCCATGGCCAAACCCGTAGTGGCCACACCAGAGGCGGCTGAAGGTATCACGTTTCAGGAAAGCGAGCTTCTCGTAGCTCACCAGGCAAAAGATTTTGCTGAAGCCGTTAAGGAATTATTGAAAAACCCAGTCAAGGCCCATAAAATAGGCCGGCTCGCCCGCAAGAGAATGGAAAAAGACTATAGCTGGGAGAAAAAGCTAGAGGTGCTTGATGCTTACCTACCCTGA
- a CDS encoding glycosyltransferase produces the protein MLTYPEPVICHVAHALNPGGTERLVCELARAFSKKAKVIVATLEEPGKWGLELRQEGIPVFPLFREPGIDLNLVWNLSRLIREHRIALIHAHQYTPFFYAGLARLFNPGVKLIFHEHGRHYPEVLKRPKNIFNRLVLQPLASEIVAVSEEVKERLVKYEGLSRKRIRVIYNGIIPPETIPAGEKEKIRARLGFSRKDFIVATVGRFDPIKNLPMLLKAIAMARTKASQIKGLLIGDGPEMEKLKALTKELGLSEHIIFTGFRQDAVKLVQVADVFALSSFSEGTSLALLEAMAVGLPAVVTAVGGNPEIVKDGQTGLLVPSDDEVKMAAALSLLAEEPNLKVKMAEAAQKHFFEHFTFAKMVKEFEKLYEETLAA, from the coding sequence ATGCTTACCTACCCTGAGCCCGTAATATGCCACGTGGCCCACGCTTTAAACCCGGGCGGCACAGAACGCCTGGTCTGCGAGTTGGCCCGCGCCTTTAGCAAAAAAGCCAAAGTAATAGTGGCTACCCTTGAAGAGCCCGGAAAATGGGGGCTTGAGTTGCGGCAAGAGGGCATCCCGGTTTTCCCCCTTTTTCGGGAGCCAGGTATTGATTTAAACCTGGTCTGGAATTTGAGCCGCCTTATAAGAGAACATCGGATAGCGCTGATTCACGCCCACCAATACACGCCTTTCTTTTATGCCGGCCTGGCCAGGCTTTTTAACCCGGGGGTTAAACTCATTTTTCATGAGCACGGCCGCCATTACCCGGAGGTATTAAAACGTCCGAAAAACATCTTTAATCGCCTGGTGCTTCAGCCACTTGCCAGCGAAATAGTGGCTGTATCAGAAGAGGTCAAAGAAAGGCTTGTAAAATATGAAGGCCTTTCCCGAAAACGAATACGCGTGATTTATAACGGTATCATTCCGCCGGAAACAATCCCTGCGGGAGAAAAGGAAAAAATCAGAGCCAGGCTCGGCTTTAGCAGAAAGGATTTTATAGTGGCCACAGTAGGGCGTTTTGACCCTATAAAGAACCTGCCTATGCTTCTTAAGGCCATTGCCATGGCGAGGACCAAAGCCTCCCAAATTAAAGGGCTTCTCATTGGTGACGGGCCGGAAATGGAAAAATTAAAGGCCCTGACAAAAGAACTCGGGCTTTCTGAACACATAATTTTTACAGGCTTTCGCCAGGACGCGGTGAAACTGGTGCAAGTGGCCGATGTTTTTGCCTTATCAAGCTTCAGTGAAGGCACTTCGTTGGCTTTGCTTGAGGCTATGGCCGTGGGGCTTCCGGCGGTGGTTACCGCTGTTGGCGGAAACCCTGAAATAGTCAAAGACGGCCAAACCGGCCTCCTGGTGCCAAGTGATGACGAAGTAAAGATGGCCGCGGCCTTAAGCCTGCTTGCTGAAGAGCCGAATCTCAAAGTTAAAATGGCTGAGGCGGCCCAAAAGCACTTTTTTGAGCACTTCACCTTTGCCAAAATGGTAAAAGAATTTGAAAAACTATATGAAGAGACTTTGGCCGCATAG
- the asnB gene encoding asparagine synthase (glutamine-hydrolyzing), translating to MCGIIGIIDLSGVSKKDEAMVRQGLALLKHRGPDEEGVFKDNQAVLGHVRLSIIDLSSGRQPMVDEELTVVFNGEIYNFLGLRKELEALGHKFETRSDTEVILKAYREWGPDCVERLSGMFAFALWDAAKRRLVLARDRLGKKPLYYTVKGQHLAFASEIKALLPELDKKTLDPEALDCYFSFGFVPSPKSIFYGIKKLPPAHVAVFSENGLSLKRYWEIKFSPRPYTLDDALEEFFTLFEKAVSIRLISDVPLGAFLSGGIDSPLVVAQMTRLLDRPVLTNSIGFDDEKTSELPLAREIARHLGTDHREYLVKPEAAEILPGLIYHLDEPLADSSALPTYYVCQMARQNVTVALSGDGGDESFGGYTFRYLPHLFESRLRKRIPLPLRSTFFRLLGSLYPRASWLPKPLRLKTIFQNLAVSDVRAFYQDLVWLPVDIREEIYSAQFKKELDGASPFEWIYPLYQQVKELDPMSRAQFVDLNFYLPEDVLVKVDRMSMAVALEVRSPLLDYQLVEFAGKLPLKLKVRGNTGKILLREALKKFLPEGLISKPKRGFAVPEAKWLRGELKPFLEEALAANDSFIWQYLSREKVKVLWQKHLSGRFNLGVFFWGLMILRLWEKEFFYEA from the coding sequence ATGTGCGGGATAATCGGCATAATAGACCTTTCAGGTGTTTCTAAAAAAGACGAGGCGATGGTCCGCCAGGGCCTGGCCCTCCTGAAGCACCGTGGCCCTGACGAAGAAGGTGTCTTTAAAGACAACCAGGCCGTGCTTGGGCATGTGCGCCTTTCCATAATTGACCTCTCTAGCGGCCGCCAGCCCATGGTGGACGAAGAACTCACCGTGGTCTTTAACGGTGAAATTTATAACTTTCTTGGGTTGCGGAAAGAGCTTGAAGCCCTGGGACATAAGTTTGAAACCCGAAGTGATACCGAAGTAATTCTTAAGGCCTATCGGGAATGGGGCCCAGATTGTGTGGAAAGGCTATCTGGCATGTTTGCCTTTGCCCTCTGGGATGCTGCTAAAAGGCGTCTTGTCCTGGCTAGAGACCGCCTGGGCAAAAAACCGCTTTATTACACCGTGAAAGGCCAGCACCTCGCTTTTGCCTCGGAGATAAAGGCGCTTTTACCGGAGCTTGATAAAAAAACTTTAGACCCAGAAGCCCTTGACTGCTATTTTTCCTTCGGCTTTGTACCCTCACCCAAAAGTATTTTTTATGGCATTAAAAAGCTACCTCCAGCCCACGTGGCTGTCTTTTCGGAAAACGGGCTATCTCTCAAACGTTACTGGGAAATAAAGTTCTCTCCCCGGCCTTACACCCTTGATGATGCCCTTGAAGAATTCTTTACCCTTTTTGAAAAGGCCGTATCTATCAGGCTCATAAGTGATGTACCTCTTGGGGCCTTTCTTTCTGGCGGAATAGACTCACCGCTGGTGGTAGCCCAGATGACCCGCCTCCTTGACCGTCCGGTGCTTACCAATAGCATTGGCTTTGACGATGAAAAAACGAGCGAATTGCCACTCGCCAGAGAAATTGCCAGGCACCTCGGCACAGACCACCGCGAATATCTGGTTAAACCTGAAGCCGCCGAAATTCTTCCCGGGTTAATTTATCATCTTGATGAGCCCCTGGCGGACTCAAGTGCCCTTCCCACTTATTATGTGTGCCAGATGGCGCGGCAAAACGTAACTGTAGCGCTCTCTGGGGACGGCGGCGATGAGTCCTTTGGAGGCTACACTTTTCGCTATTTGCCTCATCTCTTTGAAAGCCGTTTGCGTAAAAGAATCCCGCTTCCCTTAAGAAGCACTTTCTTCAGGCTCCTTGGCAGCCTTTATCCGCGAGCCTCGTGGTTGCCTAAGCCTTTACGGCTCAAGACCATTTTTCAAAACCTGGCGGTATCAGATGTTAGGGCCTTTTATCAGGATCTCGTTTGGCTTCCGGTTGATATTCGCGAAGAAATTTATTCAGCGCAGTTTAAAAAAGAGCTTGACGGGGCAAGCCCTTTTGAATGGATATACCCTCTTTACCAGCAGGTAAAAGAGCTTGACCCGATGAGCCGGGCCCAGTTTGTTGACCTGAATTTTTATCTACCAGAAGACGTCCTGGTCAAGGTGGACCGTATGAGCATGGCCGTGGCGCTTGAAGTGCGCTCACCACTTCTTGATTATCAACTGGTTGAGTTTGCCGGAAAACTCCCCCTTAAACTCAAAGTCCGCGGAAATACAGGAAAAATACTTTTGCGCGAGGCCCTGAAAAAGTTCCTTCCAGAAGGGCTAATCTCAAAGCCCAAAAGGGGCTTTGCCGTACCAGAGGCCAAGTGGCTTAGGGGTGAACTTAAACCTTTTCTGGAAGAAGCCCTGGCGGCCAATGATTCGTTTATCTGGCAATATTTAAGCCGGGAAAAAGTTAAGGTCTTGTGGCAGAAGCATTTATCTGGCCGTTTCAATCTCGGTGTGTTTTTCTGGGGGCTTATGATTTTGCGCCTCTGGGAAAAGGAGTTCTTCTATGAGGCTTAG